The stretch of DNA ACCTCCTCCATTGTAGGGGGATCAGTCCTTCAAACAACGTTGGCAACTTATTCAGAACTTTTCTATTCATTCTTCTACATAAGTTCAGGTTGAGATAGTTTTCAAAAAGACAGAGGCACGCGGAGGATGCTGAGAGTGGTGATGAACAGCTCAGTATCAAAAGCACAGGAATGAGCTGAGGTGGCAGAGCCTATGGAATTAAAGGTGCAAAAAGTAGCGGCACAACAATTCAACCTTGGGGGATGCCGTTTTGCTGGGGTGCAAGGGCTAGGATTAATACCATTTGCTAGATTCAGCCCAGATATGGCGAATGGCAGTTAAGTGCTGTGCTGCTTTCTCTGGGTCAGGAGGAGCACATAGAGTAGTCCTGAGTAGTCAACAACAGCATACAGCTGGGCCCTTTAACAACCCTGGTGCAATGGACTAATGAGCTAGATTTTTCTTTAGAATAAATGCACAGGAGAAAACTATGTTAATACACACTGGTAATAGATAGTAATACATTTTGTTACTGTACACTCCGCTCTGCACTATACTGCTGTTCTCCATAGAGGGCTACTTTGTGCCCCGTTTGAGTTTAAAAACCTTTTGGCTAAAGGGTACAGTCGTGCCCTTCAGCTGCACAGTTCCAGTCTGTCACACTGTCTCATTCAGCCTGGCCGAACCATCTCATCTTTCTGCATCTCCTAAGAACTGAAGGGTCTTGTTAAGCAGAAAGCTTGTAAAAGTCACAGCCTTTAGCGTTTCCCCGGCATTTACTCAGCATGGCAGTGGTTTTTATCTCATATCCTGTGAAGTGGGTCCTCGGTATCTTCAGTGTCAGTGGGTTGGTGTTCTCCGCTTCGCTGCCGTCCGTGACTTTTTACCCAGTGACACGAGCGTAATCACTTATGAAGGTCTGCAATGGCCTTCTATGATCTCTGGCAGACAACCAAGTGAACCACCCTAGGCTGCCCATGGTTGTTACAGCACGCTCCACTAAAGACAGTGCTTATCTGAGGAAGCAGAGAAAATCAATCAGCTCTAAACTCTGTTTAAAGGCAGATAGTGATACGCCTACTCCTCCTATGATTGTGGCGAAAAGAGAACACAGCTGTTCAAATGACATCGTGCAGACATCATCATAGTGAAGCTTATGATTCTGACTCTGTGCTCCCTTGACAATACTACATATAGTCCCTTATAGTGGGTGATTTCCTCCTTAATGCAAATGTAGATCTTGGTTGTGGTAAACAACGGGCCGTGGGTGACCTGCGTCTTCTGTAGATAAATGGGGTGCCGCGTTGTTGGTGCGAACCGCATGGTGATACACGCGTTGGGACTTGCTATCTCATTTCCATGCTGAGAGTCTGTGGCGGAGAATGGGTGATACAACACAGCAATGATGAACCTTCTGTCTTCGTTCTCCATTTTCCCCGGGAGATTTACCTAAGATATGGGGGCTGTGGGTCCACTGTACCTCCCCCCTTCCTATTCCAACCCATCCCGCTCGCCAACACATAAAAACCCCAAGTCTCATTACCGACCTGTCTGCAGGCCAGATCCCTCAGCCGTTGGGGCCCTTTTATATGGTCGTTTTTCCCACTTTCACCCACCACCGATAGATATATAATTCCAGAAAAGACCATCAGTTATACCTTGCACGCTGTTATGGTTTTGGGAGCTGCATCACGGGTGGGAAATGGGGGATGTGTTGGGAGGCTGGCTGGGGAGGAGCAATAGATTGCTTTAGAAAATCTAAAATGGAAAATTGATCTACCTCTCTCAGTGGTCggtgtgttttatttatttatttaaccaaccAAGCTATTTCTTGGCAACAAACTGTTGTGTGCTTTACGTTGGTGTCTGCTATGTGTCTAGCTCTACAAAGGCAGTTGCTCTTACAATATCCCACCACTTGACCCTGCTTCAGAGGTAGTTTTGAAGGAACCGCACAGTATTACTCCACCCAAAATATGATGTTCTGTTGAAGGGCCTTACTGTCACAATGTAACAATGTAACTATGAACCACATTCCGGAAGTCGCAAGACTATATGCATGATTCCTATGTTTCTGATGCATTGCTAAATTACCTAGCACCACCTATGAACATTTTGAATGTTCGTATCACCTTTTTTTGTCTTGACTGAACACCCCATCCCACCATGCTACTGTCCTATCACAATTAAAAGAGGCTCAATCTTTCAGAGCCAATTCAAGGTGGTGTCTGTCCTGGGAGTAGAAGTTAACGATGCAGGGGAGGGTTGGCCTGTAGCCCTGGGACAGGTGTGATGGATGACAGATGGAGGAGAAGGAACACAGTCCTCGAGCTGGTGCCTCTGCTCCCCGCTAACGCCACGTGTTTGGGTTCCGTAGGGGCTACtttggccccccccccccccccttcacagtCCTTCAACAGGGCACAGCGAccttcttacacacacacacacacacacacacacacacacacacacacacacacacacacacacacacacacacacacacacacacacacacacacacacacacacacacacacacacacacacacacacacacacacacacagagagagagtcacacaCATATTGTCAACAGTAGTACATTTTGTTCTCTGCCGGTAACACCCACACGGAGCCACCtccaaacacccacacacacacacaaggacaagACACCTGCTGtgaacgcacgcacacgcacacacgcgcacacgcacacacacacacacacacatacacaagcacacacacacacgcacacacacacatagagagtcACACACATACTGTCAACAGTGGTACATTTTGTTCTCTGCCGGTAACACCTACACGGAGCCACCTCcaaacacccccccacacacaaggACAAAACACCTACtgtgtacacacacgcacacacacacgctcgcgcacacacacacaaacacacgcacacacacacacacacacacacacacacacgtacacactcacATTGAGTCGCACACATACTGTCAACAGTGGTACATTTTGTTCTCTGCCGGTAACACCTACACAGAGCCACCtccaaacacccacacacacacacacaaggacaagACACTTACTgtgtacacgcacgcacgcacgcacgcacacacacacacacaccctgtcaagTGTACCATTtgctcccctcttcctctcactctctccaccaAGTCCACTGCATGCCTATACGTAACATGGCACATTTTAAGCCAACATGTGACCTTGCCCTTCCTCAACTTCAAATTCTCTTGATCCCTTTCAATTTCAACTCTATGTGCTACGATGCACActcaccctcttctcctctgaCATTGGCCCTCGGGCCTAAACTGAGCTGAGGAGACCCTTTCAAGCTCTGTTGAGTTAGCGCCTGTTAGCGCCTGTTAGCTAGCTTCTACACAGAGAATCCTCTCAGTGAATGCGCCCAAAAGGCCTCAGCAACCATACCATTTCCGTTAGCGATTAGGCTGCACAGCTGGTAGggaatgtcaccactaagactaAAGGGATGGTGGCTGTCTCATGCTGCTCCGCTGCAACTTTGTCACAAACAGATGAGCTATTTAGACTTGGGTGCGGAGATTAAGCGTACGGTGTGATGGGAGAAGAGGAACAGAGCATGCAGCATTGCTAGGAGAAAATGTAGTTAATTAAATACAGATAATGATAACACAGGATTTCACAAAGGAGAAGTGCTCACGTGCAGATCATCAATAATATAGAGGCAAGCAGGGCTGAGAAATCATGTTTTGTCGCAGACCAGGGTTTCCATGTAATTTTTCTGGTTTATTACCACAGCCATGGGCCAGGAAAGGGCCATCATGTGTGAAATAAATTCGAACTACAGCATTGCACACACAGATATGAGAATACCATGACAAAATAATGTATTTAGAGTGAAATTTGACTGAGAACTTGTTGCTGTGTGAAACATTGGCATGCGTATTTGAGGCAGACAGGCCTCAAACAGTCAGTAGAAAATACTGTGTGTGCGAGTTGGAAACATCTCCCCAGGCTACTGGCAACCACGGAGAGAGTTCACTCAAATGATTGGTTCCACACACACTAGAGGGAAATTACTGACAGCGGCTCCTACTGTACCTTGTAGAGACGTTCAAGAAATGGTTTAGACTTTTGCTTATTCTGACCTTGAGTGAAAATATTAGTTAGTGTAAAATAATTTGTTCCCTTAATGCTTTTTTTTGTCCTTTGTAGAATCATCTTTGTAGAAGTCACTGCAATGAGTCTGCTCTTCAGTAGAGCTTATCACGGCCTTGCCTGTCACTAGTTCTCCCAAAGTAACCATTTTGTACAGCTGCGAATTAATAACATTATAAGGGTTTTGTAGAAAGGTACATTAAATAGTTGTATTGTCTTTTTCAGCTTTGTATTCAGCTAGCTTCCACATGGCCTACATTTAAAGACACAATATCTCACataatgatgtgcaagtagagatactgatgctctaactttaagcatcagctgtctgagcatcttaccgatcactgtacctgtacacagccaatcggtaaatagcacacccgaccaCCTCATTCCCATATTTTTACcctccctcttgctcttttgcaccccagtatctctacttgcacatcatcatctgcacttctatcactccagtgttaatgctaaattgtaattatctttggctctagggcctatttattgcctttacctccctactcttctacatttgcacacactgtacatagattttgtgttattgactgtacatttgtttatgtgcaACTcttttgtttttgtcgcactgctttgctttatcttgtccaggtcatagttgtaaatgagaacttgttctcaactggcctacctggttaaataaaggtgaaataaaaaataaataaaataaaaaatataacatCACATCCCACTCATACTGCAATATAGTAATATAGTGGAAGATAGACCATCATTGTAACTGGAAGTGTCTCAAGATTACAATATTATAGGTGGGGGAGGGGGATTGTGCAATTATAAACAGATTACAAATCTACTGTACCTTGTATCCGATACTAAGGAGTGAAACTTCATTCCATTCCCCCCTATTTCACCCCTGTGTGTTACGTATCGTAAACATTGGTGTTCAATGGCGCATTATAAGACATCCACTGTTAAGACTGTTCCTTTGTGAGATGTCAACATATCCTAGCCCTAGCCGTTTGTTTGCTATGCTAACTCGCTAATGTAACACCAAACAGAAATGCGTTTATTAATTAGAGGTCCTCTTGTCAGGACGAGGTATTGCAGCTTTGCCTAACTCCCACTTGCCAGTATCAGAATGCAATGTGGAGAGTAGCCAGCGACCCCCAAGGTCATGGCGGGCAACCGCTCATCAATTTCGGGTGGAGACCAGATGGCCGTGTGTTTGGCTTCCTCCTCTGGAGAGCTGGATGCAGCCTGGTTTGTTGGAACTTTGCACAGATTGGATCAAGACAGAGGGGCAAATGCTGAAAGAGTAAGCCTTTTGGACGGGGAAAGGCTCGTAAAGGATGAGCTGTGGTGGAGCCATCTCCACCACATCTTTATCCTCCATCCGGTTGGCCCAGTCCTCATTAAAATCCATTTCCAGTTAGTCAGGTCTGAGAGGTGTGGTGTGTCAGGGAGTCTGAGTATCCCATGGgcagctgggagagagagagagcactggcATGCCTCCAGCTGTTGGGGGAGAGGAGGTGAAGCTTCCGGACTGAATACACAATGTCTCATTCATCGACATGCTCTGTGTCAGACCTCATTGTGAGGGGAATGCATATTGGAGCAGCCCTCAGCAGTCTGACTCTATACGGGGCTTAATCTCTCTCTAAATGTAGGATGGGGGCTTTTACAAGTTTAAAAGTTATGTAGACATTCTCTAATCTATTATTCATGGGAGTGTTTAGCTGAAGTAGGATGTTGTCTTGATTTTAGGTAAATACACAAGCATCCTTCTCAGAGACATTAAAAAGGGCCAAAAGTAGATTTCGTTTCGCAGGCTAAGCACACTGCTTGATTATGatgtgtactttttttttttaattgggaAAACTTGTGCACGGCCCAGATGTGATCTATATGACTTTGCCTGCCGCCACTAACGAATACTTCAGCCAAATCTCTGCATAGAGTAAACCACTAGATGTTAATgaactcccctcctctccatttATAATAACCATCTGCCCATGTCTCATCATTTCTGAACGAGTTATTGTCATCACATTCTCTTGTCCTCCCCAACATGTCGACATATGAAAATGTCCATCTGCTTGGTCAATGCAGAGCTTGTATAAGCAATTCATCTCTGAGGGAAGGCCTATTCAATTGGTTCTTGGCAACTCTGTCCAGCCTCTTTTCACTGAATAAAAGTGAGCCAATGAATCACCCAAGAGCTATTTCTCCGTAATAACATTCAGTTGTCTATCATATCTAAGAAGCCATGCCAGGGGTCGAGATCAATGGGAGAATGTTTTTTCTATTACTGTATCTTCGTATAATCAGCCACCTCCAAATCCTACCACAGAACTCCAAACCATAAAAACTCCCTTTGCTCTCAGGTCTTGACCCACTGTCCAGTTGGAACATTTGTGTGTGGCTCAGCCTCTGACAGAGATAGTCATGGCCAAAGAAACCAACACAAAGCCCATCAAAAGGAAGAGGAGATTATTTTTTATTgggttctgtcacgccctggccttagtattatttgttttctttattattttagttaggtcagggtgtgacatggggtatgtgtgtgtttggggctatttatatggtagaggtggtgttggtggtagtgtatgggtttgtgttgagtgtatgtatctagctgtgtctatgggtgtgtagttttctaggaaagtctatggttgcctgaatgggttctcaattagagacagctggtttcggttgtctctaattgggaaccatatttaaggctgccataggctttagctgtttgtgggtcattgtatatgtatatgtcgacgtaagtagtttgtgtgtgcacttacgtttgaagtttcacgatcgtttgttgttttttgttagtgtggtttaagtgtttcgtgttcatcttcgtcgttataaattaaagaagatgtattcatatcatgttgcgccttggtcctctcattcatgtcaacacgatcgtgacaggttcACGTTCCGGCTGGTCACTTCTTGTTTCCTCTGTTGTTCAGTACTGTACTGTGGGTTCCCTCATAACAGACTCATGACTGACATTTCTTCCCCCCTTTCATTCACCTCTAAAGGAGCCACCAAAGACATGGGGAAAATGTTGGGTGGGGAAGAGGCTGAGAAGGACCCTGATGCAGAGAAAAAGGAGGAGGAAAGACAAGAGGCTCTTCgacaacaggaggaggagaggaaggcaaaATATGCAAAAATGGAATCGGAGAGAGAAAACGTCCGACAGGGCATCAGGGATAAGGTACAAATGTCATCATGTTGAACGATGAATCTTATGCAAATAGCTTCAACCCCGTTGCACGGTTCATACTCACATGTGATTGCCTCCCGATGCAAAACTCATGCATGCATTATCATAATGTAAAGccgctgtgtgtgtttatgtgtgtgtctgactgtctgactgtctgtgcaTAACCAAACAATGCACTATGCTTGTTAAATTCCTATTTGATCATTACTTCTCGCTGTCATCCAATGCTGAGAATATGGCAGCTTGGTTCAGTAGTGGTGTCTTTTGAACCTGGTAGGAGAAGCTTGACTTGATTTAACCTCAAAGAAACTTACTTTAGTGTTGGAAAATCCTGAGGGCCCTCGTTTTGGTCCAGCAGAAAAAGACAGAAATTACAGTGCAGCTTCAGCAAACGTTGGAAACCGAAGACTGTGGAAGACATTTTTGTGTGACCCTGAATAAGAGAGAGCAGGAATAAGAGTCCAACACAAGGGAGCTAAAGCAGTGAAATGGCATCGGGCTTTAAAACCAGAATGTTAGCAGACTTCTTTTTCTGAGAAATGTACCTTAACTTCCAACATAAAAGATGTGATCAGTCTTTAAACCAGACTTAAAGGTTTCCTCGATGTATGGAATCTGTAAATATTACTAAGCATGGAGTAATGCGTGGATCATCACCCGCTGTGAGATAACCAACTTCCTATTTGATGCCGATCAATTGCTATGCAAAGAGATCCATGTTATGCAAAGAGAGAGGGCTAAAGACGCAGCGTCTTATTGGCGGCACTGGCACCCAGCGGGCCTCATTTACACCAGGATTAAGACTGCATCTCCATGTTCTGCTCCACAACGTGACTGAAATGCACCAACATCTCTGTTGATCTTCTCCAACATGCACAACCACTATTGGCATCAGCAAAAAGCTACGGCTCCTCCAGTAACTTCTGGCAAGCTAGCGCTGCCTCTATTGTGTATTGTGTAAAGCAGTGAGGAATTGAGTGAGCTTTTTTCATTTTTCAAGCCTCAAAGATGAGAGAACGCTTTTTCTAGGAGGCCTAACATGAAAGAATCATGAAAACTGAGCTAATTCATATTGGCAGATAAAATATGATCAGTCTGATGAATTTGAATGAATGTCTTACACACTTTTGATTTGTGTAATCATGACAAAAGGAGGCAAAACATAATCAATTGCATTAGCAAAGCCAACACCTcgtttggtcgtctttccttccagttctctgctgccagtgactggaacgaattgaaaaatcgctgaagctggagacttacatttccctcactaactttaaacatcagctctctgagcagctaaccgatcgctgcagctgtacatagtccatctgtaaatacccCACCCAatctaactacctcatccccatattgtttatatttacttTGTTGCTCTTTTGAACacatcactacttacacaccatcatctgctcatcatcatctgctcatctatcactccagtgttaatctgctaatttgtaattactttgctactatggcctatttattgccatacctcctcatgccatttgcacacactgtatatagatgtttttttttctattgtgttattgactgtacgcttgtttattccatttgtaactctgtgttgttgtttctgttgcactgctttgctttatcttggccaggtcgcagttgtaaatgagaacttgttctcaactagcttacctggataaataaaggtgaaataaaacataaaaaaataaaaacaatttcagTACGCCTTAGACAGTACTGAGAGCACTCCCCGCCTTCCCCTTTCTTTGAGTCCCCGTTCACAAACCATATCCTCTCTGTGGCTAAAAAAGACGAGATCCATCCTCCTTTAAGATATTTACTGGCTGAGAATCACATGAATTTATGCTTGGGAGAGTTGCAAAGGGCTCACAGGAGAGTCCCAACTCATCTTCCGCATCCGTGCCCTAGGATGTTCCATCAGTCAGGCAGTCTACATGTACTCCCCTCTTCAGCATCCGGCAGTAACTCACCAGGAGCTCTCCCAGCCAGAGGTCTACTATAGAGGCCAAATCCTTGCTCGCTTAGTGGGAGGCTAACCTGGCTGATCTCAGAGAAAGCACTCCTGTTTTGATCATACTGTGCACTATAATAGGCTCTCTTGTTTATTATCACGGTGATTGATTGGTTAATggcttgattggttgattgattgttaTTTACTGTTCTGCAAGAGGAAATTATTTCCACTTTCCATAATGTGTTTTACACTGCTTGATCAAAGACAAGAGAAGGTTGAGATATTTTCTAACAATAATGGGTACATACAACCATTAAGATATGTTGTCTATTATTATTTATTCTTTCATTCTTTGAAAGGGGCGGGGCATAAGATCTTTGTATTACTATGCAAATTGTTGAAGGAGGCAAGGTTGAGTGCCAGACGTCTCAATGCCaagtaggtctacattatgtgtAATCCAGGGTAGGCTGAGTGGACTTTCCCTGTAATTCTCTATCATAAAATCTACTATTAATGTATTATTATGAGTAGTATGTTGTCATGGTGAGGTGCACAAAACTTTACTGAGACTGAAGTGGGACCCACATTTGATAGAAATGACTAAAGAGCATGTGTGAAGTGAAGTTGACATTTGTTGCCTAAAGTGGACGCCTTTGTTTGCTGTTCCAGTACGGCAtcaagaagaaggaggagaaggaagccGAGGCCCAGGCTGCTTTGGATCAGGCAGCAGAGGGGAGTCTTACCCGCCCCAAGAAGGCCGTCCCAGCCGGCtgtggtgatgaggaggaggaagaggaaagtATCATGGACACGGTCATGAAATTCCTCCCTGGTCCATTTATGGATATGTTCAATAAAAAGTAACAGTGTTGGCGTTATTAGATTGTTAACCTTCCAACATACATAACCAAGGCCACCTCCCCAACCAATCGTTCTTCACCCATACATCCCCGTTTCTAAGAGCCCTGGATTTGATCAGCGCACCATAATATTTGTCCTTAACTTAAATGATCTGATCTATCCATGTGTTACATTGTCTTGTTTGGAAGGAAGACCACTGATTGGCGATACCATGACGTGATGTATGAACCTATGTAACATCTGCATAGATCCAACACCTTAACTTAAAGACAAATTTGATGCCAGGTTTTCAAGGTGTCCAGGCCTTAGAATGTGATCTGACAAACTATCATCCACAATTTTTGTTTGTAAATAATAGCCTCTGGATTAAAATGAATATATGTGAGTACCAGAAAATATATAAAGAGTATAAGCCATAATTTAAACATTTAAGACATTCTCCAAATCAGATAAACATTTGATTACATTTAGCTGTTTTGTTCTTGATGAAATTGATACATCCATGTAGTTTTTATTTGTTCTTCATTGATCATTTTAATACTGTTCTCTGTCCCAAAACAttcataggttttaatgttgaAAATTATACTGGTAATTGTAACAATGTTGTAAACCATAAAGAAAATGGATCATTCATTCAACAACAAATGTTTTTCAAGCATGCCGTTGATAGATTTTGTGGAGTACAGTACATTTATAAATTCCATTACATTTGGTATGATTAAGTGAAATACATTCATATTTAAGGCAATAACTCTGGTTTTCAATTTTGTTTCGATGACGCTACTATGTACAGTAGGCTGTACATAGACATCCTAACTGTTCTTCCTTGAGGTGATAGATGTCCTCGATAAAAATGCTCAACAAAAAAACAATGATACACCTGTGCTAAAAATATAAACCCATAGTTGTTGCTAACTCGATCTGCTTGGCTCATAAACAGTAGGACTTGTGAGAATCAAATCCAGAAAATACAATTGGACGTATAGGGCTATATGTTAACTATTCTAATTTCCATATCTGTAAATAGATTTACTAGATGTACTTATAGTTTTGTCAACCACAACTATGTTGTGAACACACTTTATGTGAAACAGACAGTGACAATGGTGCAATATATTGTTCGAAATGAAGTTGTCCTGTGTCCGTTGGTTAACTAAAGGGAGTGCAATCCCGAATCAGCAAAAACAGACAATCTTCGTTGTTATGTGTTGAGCTTAATacatgttgtgtgtttgtgtatagacACAACGTTGTCTGACGAGTAACGGCGAAGCATATGACTTCAGTCCGAAGTGTTTCATTTTGCCAAGTAGGGAAAGAGGTGGAGGATTTGTTTCATGTAGGGTGTTTTATCACTGATCATTTCAACCAGTACGGGTCATTGTCTCTCAGTGGGATTT from Salvelinus fontinalis isolate EN_2023a chromosome 29, ASM2944872v1, whole genome shotgun sequence encodes:
- the LOC129827910 gene encoding complexin-1-like, with protein sequence MDFVMKQALGGATKDMGKMLGGEEAEKDPDAEKKEEERQEALRQQEEERKAKYAKMESERENVRQGIRDKYGIKKKEEKEAEAQAALDQAAEGSLTRPKKAVPAGCGDEEEEEESIMDTVMKFLPGPFMDMFNKK